The proteins below are encoded in one region of Sulfolobus sp. A20:
- a CDS encoding proton-conducting transporter membrane subunit gives MIPILFTLLIISFIISIIIFFVRSKYLAFGLSLVSILLNVPYLFMLGDFEKIFISKYVGYFGVTVNNLNFPFIITILVVTSVTTLYSLRYMEHKFSEEKKYNWGLYYALYSLFALSMLYVVSSINLLELYIFLEISLISSFLLIALYGYGDRRRISLMYFIWTHIGTILLLASIIIIGLTTGTMDIYVSAYHFMDYSVIPYSLLVFIIAVIGMFIKGAQAGFNIWLPYAHGEAPTPISILLSPNMVGLGIFVVIIYYYLFHLMSFVAPIFIAWALITMIYGGVNALAQKDFKRFLAYSSVSQMGYMLLGASIAFISGLQSSIASLPLGILASILIYVSHGFGKALLFMSAGASITELNERNIDNLGGLYLSSPLHSTLSFIGVMNLLGLPPTIGLVSEALLIFSEGTILGKIGLAPFVLLVAFTMIAIGTSSAYAGYLFKKVYAGKKEVLSVDNVKEYSISMILVAISSIVLFFLPQLAAPSLTFLSLFTNSIILPLIVFLPLLGSLIALITPKSLNQDIRGAVVVFTIGVSTLLSIILLVNNIGEPLFGHPIYSFSYGYIQLSSNLLQSILALFVSSLSFFIALYSIGYMKEDSVLRRYWGFFGLFVSSMLSVVLANNILFFIAGWEGTSLASYGLISYWLDDNPMNVVGDFGRKIFGYEYVSKPTTSGIRALIFTRVGDVGFLAVLGYLIALSGYNFIIYPISNITITVFSSLTTLSSHSLAWILLLILFLGGLSKSAQFPFTQWLLTAMTGPTPVSALIHAATMVNLGAILTFLAYPFIQVNGNTLLFFEIMVGITLFTAIYTSVNALATNEQKVILAFSTADQISLMIFSSSLGALLSDIQLGIIIGLIQMIAHGIYKASLFMNAGSVIHFTESRYVGSRPLLYRELPSVFILQLIAALNLANLPPLIGFWAHDFIGNLTSSIPAIFYVYVILEFLGSLYILRYISRTFLWRGNSEEKSHGHLSMIMVISPAFLILASIILGGVYFYIASFFGIITYTQIDYISLVLSAIGWIIAFLVYTRTLNLNSIKSLLDFGYYGWYVNPAFDKFGYAFQGFSNTLFRSFERGAVDIGLNEKLPRSITNFGSRIYNVIEDHVLGDYILLYAWGVVVLLIIVLILFGVIG, from the coding sequence TAATATCTATAATTATATTTTTTGTTAGATCAAAATATTTGGCTTTTGGTCTAAGTTTAGTCTCAATTTTATTAAATGTACCATATCTATTTATGTTAGGAGACTTCGAGAAGATATTCATCTCTAAGTATGTTGGTTATTTTGGAGTTACGGTAAATAATTTGAATTTCCCGTTTATTATTACAATCTTGGTAGTAACTTCAGTGACTACGCTCTATTCATTGAGGTATATGGAGCATAAGTTCAGTGAGGAGAAGAAGTATAATTGGGGTTTATACTATGCTTTATACTCATTGTTTGCTCTTTCAATGCTCTACGTAGTTTCATCAATTAATCTTTTAGAGTTATATATATTTCTAGAAATTTCCTTAATATCCTCTTTCTTATTGATAGCGTTATATGGTTATGGGGATAGGCGTAGAATTAGTCTAATGTACTTCATTTGGACTCACATTGGGACTATTTTACTCTTAGCATCAATAATAATAATAGGACTAACAACCGGCACTATGGATATTTATGTTTCTGCATATCATTTCATGGATTATTCTGTAATACCTTATAGTTTGTTAGTGTTTATTATTGCCGTAATAGGGATGTTCATTAAAGGTGCACAAGCTGGTTTTAATATTTGGTTACCATATGCTCACGGTGAAGCACCAACTCCCATTTCGATTCTTTTGAGTCCCAACATGGTAGGGTTAGGGATATTTGTAGTAATAATTTATTACTATTTATTCCATTTAATGAGCTTCGTAGCTCCAATATTCATAGCATGGGCGCTAATTACAATGATATACGGCGGGGTAAATGCTTTAGCTCAGAAAGATTTCAAGAGGTTCCTCGCTTATTCTAGTGTGTCGCAGATGGGATACATGTTATTGGGGGCGTCTATTGCTTTTATATCTGGATTACAGTCTTCTATTGCCTCCTTACCATTAGGAATACTGGCAAGCATTCTAATTTACGTTTCTCATGGATTCGGAAAGGCTTTACTATTCATGAGTGCTGGTGCGTCAATAACTGAGTTAAACGAGAGAAATATAGATAATCTAGGGGGCTTATACTTATCCTCTCCTCTCCATTCCACACTGTCCTTTATCGGAGTTATGAACCTTCTAGGTTTACCACCTACTATTGGTTTAGTTAGTGAAGCTTTGCTAATATTTTCTGAAGGTACTATTTTAGGGAAAATAGGTTTAGCTCCATTTGTCCTACTAGTAGCGTTTACTATGATAGCAATCGGGACATCCTCAGCTTACGCAGGTTACTTATTTAAGAAAGTTTACGCAGGGAAGAAAGAAGTATTAAGTGTAGATAATGTAAAAGAATACTCAATTTCTATGATTCTTGTAGCGATATCCAGTATAGTATTATTCTTCTTACCTCAATTAGCAGCGCCTTCACTAACTTTTCTGTCATTATTCACAAATTCGATAATTCTACCGTTAATAGTGTTTTTACCACTCTTAGGTTCGCTAATAGCACTAATAACTCCTAAATCTCTAAATCAAGATATTAGAGGTGCAGTAGTTGTATTTACTATAGGTGTATCAACGTTATTATCCATAATATTGCTAGTTAACAATATAGGCGAACCTTTATTTGGGCATCCAATTTATTCATTCTCTTATGGATACATACAATTGAGTTCCAATTTGCTTCAATCAATTCTAGCTTTATTTGTTTCTTCCTTATCTTTCTTTATAGCCTTATATAGTATTGGGTATATGAAGGAGGATAGTGTATTAAGGAGATATTGGGGATTCTTTGGTCTATTTGTAAGCTCCATGTTATCTGTGGTGTTGGCTAACAATATACTATTCTTCATTGCAGGATGGGAAGGAACAAGTTTAGCATCTTACGGTTTAATTAGCTATTGGCTAGATGATAATCCCATGAATGTTGTAGGTGATTTCGGAAGGAAGATATTCGGATATGAGTACGTCTCTAAACCAACAACCAGTGGTATTAGAGCATTAATATTCACTAGGGTGGGAGATGTGGGTTTCTTGGCAGTATTAGGCTACCTTATTGCATTATCGGGATATAATTTCATTATTTATCCTATATCAAATATTACGATCACAGTTTTCTCCAGTCTGACGACTTTGTCTTCACATTCACTAGCTTGGATATTATTGTTAATATTATTCTTAGGAGGCCTCTCAAAGAGTGCTCAATTTCCGTTCACACAGTGGTTGTTAACAGCTATGACAGGACCTACGCCGGTTAGTGCTCTAATACATGCGGCAACTATGGTCAATCTAGGGGCAATATTAACGTTTCTAGCCTATCCTTTCATTCAAGTAAATGGAAATACTTTATTATTTTTCGAGATAATGGTGGGAATAACACTATTTACTGCAATTTATACTAGCGTAAATGCCTTGGCTACTAATGAACAAAAAGTAATTTTAGCATTTTCCACAGCAGATCAAATTTCCTTAATGATCTTCTCTTCCTCTTTAGGAGCACTATTAAGCGACATTCAACTAGGAATAATAATAGGACTTATACAAATGATAGCACACGGAATATATAAGGCATCGTTATTCATGAACGCAGGATCAGTAATACACTTCACTGAAAGTAGGTATGTAGGCTCAAGACCTTTATTATATAGAGAATTACCATCAGTTTTCATACTACAGCTTATAGCCGCTTTAAATCTTGCTAATTTGCCTCCACTAATTGGTTTCTGGGCCCACGACTTCATAGGAAATTTAACGTCTTCTATACCTGCTATATTCTACGTTTATGTAATTTTGGAATTCTTAGGCTCTCTATATATTCTAAGGTACATATCCAGAACCTTCTTATGGAGAGGTAATTCAGAGGAGAAATCTCATGGACATTTGAGTATGATAATGGTAATTAGTCCAGCGTTCTTAATCTTAGCTTCCATAATATTGGGAGGAGTTTACTTCTATATAGCTTCATTCTTTGGAATAATAACTTACACGCAGATTGACTACATAAGTCTAGTCTTGTCCGCGATAGGCTGGATTATTGCATTTTTAGTGTATACCAGGACGCTAAATCTTAATTCAATCAAAAGTCTATTGGATTTTGGATATTATGGCTGGTATGTTAATCCAGCTTTCGATAAGTTTGGATATGCTTTCCAAGGATTTTCTAACACTTTATTCAGATCATTTGAGAGAGGTGCTGTTGATATAGGTCTTAATGAGAAACTACCAAGGTCCATAACTAATTTTGGATCTAGGATATATAACGTAATAGAAGATCATGTGCTCGGTGACTACATTTTACTTTATGCATGGGGTGTAGTCGTATTATTAATTATAGTTCTAATATTATTTGGGGTGATTGGATAA
- the nuoN gene encoding NADH-quinone oxidoreductase subunit NuoN codes for MTNFLLYLPILIPSFLFLLISILILYIDNGRDDRRFKLGIWLSIVFMLISIATFIYSWSSGLVNYKLFSGNLIVDVPGYFFAITAISIGLLSILNSKDHLISWSTRSSMISLMMLSVLGLLYMSFANNIVVILVSWAISSAASYAITMLHKDYLSVDAGIKYLIMGLVSSSLMIIGFASYLVSTNSLFFTTSIVYPDVFYLAITFISIAFLFKMGAFPFQAWLPDVYTNSDRISVAFISSVGKLVGIIPLFRVIYLSDPNFLEIVIFIVISIGSMIVGNITAFSRKDIASILSFSSITQVGYILIGFAMFPLSPTIAIIGILVQSLAYGIAQVGLFGTVSHVEKVSGTSDISGLRGLSSQDRPLTFAITILILSLLGIPPIFGFWGKLFLFESSFIYPWLTIIAVLNSAISAGYYIPIIREMFRDGEFKMIKSSERDSAIISAILSIILGIVIPLIFQILVAQIG; via the coding sequence ATGACTAACTTCCTACTCTATCTACCAATTTTAATTCCATCGTTTCTCTTTTTATTAATTTCCATATTAATATTATATATTGATAATGGCAGGGACGATAGAAGATTCAAACTAGGTATATGGCTATCGATTGTCTTTATGTTAATTAGTATAGCTACTTTCATATATTCTTGGAGTAGTGGGTTAGTAAATTACAAGCTTTTCTCAGGAAATTTGATAGTTGATGTGCCTGGCTATTTCTTTGCTATTACTGCAATATCAATTGGACTTCTGAGTATTCTTAACTCGAAAGACCATTTAATTAGTTGGAGCACTAGGTCATCAATGATCTCTTTAATGATGTTATCAGTTTTAGGATTATTATATATGTCATTTGCTAATAACATAGTGGTTATCCTAGTATCATGGGCTATTTCATCAGCTGCAAGTTACGCAATTACTATGTTACATAAGGATTACTTGTCAGTTGACGCTGGTATAAAATACTTAATCATGGGACTAGTTTCTAGCTCTTTGATGATTATAGGGTTCGCCTCATATTTAGTGTCTACAAATTCTCTTTTCTTCACTACTTCAATTGTTTATCCTGACGTCTTTTATCTTGCAATTACTTTCATATCAATTGCTTTCTTATTTAAGATGGGTGCTTTTCCCTTTCAAGCTTGGCTACCTGATGTTTATACTAACTCTGATAGAATTTCAGTAGCCTTCATCTCAAGTGTAGGTAAATTAGTAGGCATAATTCCCTTATTTAGAGTAATTTATCTATCAGATCCAAACTTCTTAGAAATTGTAATATTCATTGTTATATCAATTGGTAGTATGATAGTGGGTAATATAACAGCATTTTCCAGAAAAGATATAGCATCAATATTATCGTTCAGCTCAATAACTCAAGTCGGTTATATTCTCATAGGGTTTGCTATGTTTCCATTATCACCTACAATAGCGATTATTGGTATACTAGTTCAATCTTTAGCTTATGGCATAGCCCAAGTGGGTCTATTTGGAACGGTAAGTCATGTAGAGAAGGTGTCTGGTACGTCAGATATTTCAGGATTAAGGGGATTATCCTCACAAGATAGACCATTAACTTTTGCAATTACTATATTGATTTTAAGTCTTCTCGGAATACCTCCTATCTTTGGGTTCTGGGGAAAACTATTCTTATTTGAGAGCTCATTTATATACCCATGGCTTACAATAATAGCTGTACTTAATAGTGCTATTTCAGCTGGATACTACATTCCGATAATAAGAGAGATGTTTAGAGATGGTGAATTTAAGATGATTAAAAGTTCAGAAAGAGATTCAGCTATTATTTCGGCAATTTTAAGTATTATATTAGGAATAGTAATTCCGTTAATCTTTCAAATCTTGGTGGCGCAAATTGGTTAG
- a CDS encoding inositol-3-phosphate synthase produces MVRVGLIGVGNVASALVQAIELAKNGREIYGILDLPIKPSELDIVVAFDIDKRKVNKKLREAIFSKPNVVDKYVDVKNDIMVLRGPTFDGNSGILSNIIEESEDKPVDIEDVLKEEKVEVMVNLLPTGAINASNFYALASLNVGTSFVNATPTPIAKEMGYKFAEKRIPVLGDDLLSQIGGTITHTGIIEFLKSRGVKILRSYQVDIAGSTEALVTLEEWRKDVKKGIKSSYISQYSNGAEVVAGTSDYVEFLKDRRVSYMVIEGIYGIGIPVRIDISLKTYDSINAVSPLIDLIRIAKILLSKGIGGAVKEVCGYYFKSPPRHYNSLVETKSELEKFLRELLKN; encoded by the coding sequence TTGGTTAGAGTAGGATTAATAGGAGTAGGAAATGTCGCGTCAGCGCTAGTACAAGCTATTGAGTTAGCCAAAAATGGGAGAGAGATTTATGGAATACTAGATTTGCCAATAAAACCTTCAGAGCTAGATATCGTAGTGGCTTTTGATATTGATAAAAGAAAGGTTAATAAAAAGCTAAGGGAAGCAATATTTTCTAAACCAAATGTTGTTGATAAATACGTAGACGTTAAAAATGATATAATGGTCTTAAGAGGACCCACATTTGACGGCAACTCCGGAATACTCTCAAATATTATAGAGGAGTCAGAGGACAAACCTGTTGATATTGAAGATGTTTTAAAAGAAGAAAAGGTTGAAGTTATGGTAAACTTATTACCTACAGGTGCCATTAATGCGAGCAATTTTTATGCTCTAGCTTCTCTTAATGTTGGTACATCTTTCGTAAATGCTACTCCAACTCCTATAGCTAAAGAAATGGGGTATAAGTTCGCTGAAAAGAGAATTCCAGTACTAGGAGATGATTTATTAAGCCAAATAGGCGGTACGATAACGCATACTGGAATTATTGAGTTTTTGAAAAGTAGAGGTGTAAAGATTTTAAGATCATATCAAGTAGACATTGCTGGATCTACTGAGGCATTAGTAACATTAGAGGAATGGAGAAAAGATGTTAAAAAAGGCATTAAGTCTTCATATATTTCTCAATATTCAAATGGGGCAGAAGTAGTCGCTGGTACATCAGATTACGTGGAATTCCTCAAAGACAGACGAGTTAGTTATATGGTAATTGAGGGAATTTATGGCATAGGAATTCCAGTAAGGATAGACATTTCGCTAAAGACTTATGACTCAATTAATGCTGTAAGTCCATTGATTGATTTAATTCGAATAGCCAAGATCCTCTTAAGTAAGGGAATAGGTGGTGCTGTCAAAGAGGTTTGTGGTTACTATTTCAAAAGTCCTCCACGACACTATAATAGTTTAGTTGAAACAAAGAGTGAACTAGAAAAATTTTTAAGAGAGTTATTAAAAAACTAG
- the thiI gene encoding tRNA uracil 4-sulfurtransferase ThiI: MTIIMIRPSGEIALKSPRTRKNFEYTLVNNIKNSLKVEKIWISQGLIYLETNSDYIDTLSKMFGVAYFSPIIIYDFSDLHDIVNKAEEVFSEVVKDKTFAVRVKRIGKHNFSSLDAQREIGSRLYRYSRGVNLENPEVEVFLDIRNNKAYLYYKKYKGPRGLPVGIAGKTIVLFSGGIDSPVATWMIMKRGALPVILNFNLGGEIHKRVVNEELSVLKSWSGGHKLKVYMVKGMEVMIKIAKLENRKYNVVLLKRIMYRTAERLAEKFNAHSITTGESLSQVSSQTMKNLYVTEYGINMPIFRPLIGFDKEDIIDLARKIGTYEFSIKLPEYCAISSKSSTSVDLKNILELEEKINIDYDILIDSAEVIEI; encoded by the coding sequence ATGACAATAATAATGATCAGACCTTCCGGTGAAATAGCTTTAAAGTCTCCAAGAACTAGAAAAAACTTTGAATATACTTTAGTTAATAACATAAAAAATAGTTTAAAAGTAGAGAAGATTTGGATAAGCCAAGGCCTAATATATTTAGAGACTAACTCTGATTATATAGATACTCTTAGTAAAATGTTCGGTGTAGCATATTTCTCGCCAATTATAATTTATGACTTTAGTGATTTGCATGATATAGTTAATAAAGCTGAAGAAGTTTTCTCTGAGGTAGTAAAAGATAAGACTTTTGCAGTACGCGTTAAAAGAATAGGTAAACATAATTTTTCAAGCTTAGATGCTCAAAGAGAGATTGGATCAAGATTATACAGATACAGTAGGGGCGTGAATTTAGAAAATCCAGAGGTAGAAGTGTTTTTAGACATAAGGAATAACAAGGCTTACCTCTATTATAAAAAATATAAGGGTCCTAGAGGTCTCCCTGTAGGAATAGCAGGTAAGACTATAGTATTGTTTTCTGGTGGAATAGATTCACCAGTAGCGACATGGATGATAATGAAGAGGGGAGCATTACCAGTTATCCTTAACTTTAATTTAGGTGGAGAGATTCACAAAAGAGTAGTGAATGAAGAACTAAGTGTATTAAAGAGTTGGAGTGGTGGGCACAAATTAAAAGTATATATGGTTAAAGGTATGGAAGTCATGATTAAAATAGCTAAATTAGAGAATAGAAAATACAACGTAGTATTACTTAAGAGAATCATGTATAGGACTGCAGAAAGGCTAGCTGAGAAATTTAATGCACATTCCATCACGACTGGAGAATCACTATCTCAAGTTTCATCACAAACAATGAAAAATCTATACGTTACAGAATACGGAATTAACATGCCAATATTTAGACCATTAATTGGTTTTGATAAGGAGGATATAATAGATCTAGCCAGAAAGATAGGAACTTATGAGTTCTCGATTAAACTTCCAGAATATTGTGCAATATCTAGTAAGTCATCTACATCAGTTGATTTGAAAAATATTCTTGAGCTGGAGGAAAAAATTAATATAGATTATGACATTCTAATAGATAGTGCAGAAGTAATTGAAATATAG
- a CDS encoding DUF434 domain-containing protein, giving the protein MNITRNIKDAYIDYKYFLNRGYSRKIALDAISARYNLSRLERLLLYRCVHSDSEITNVKSKIIETNKELVIDGYNVALTLIAGMKGEEIYECDDGFFRDLGLGKHKNSEMLSDVLVLVVEYCEKLKIRCEVILDKQISKSGEISSELRKRGIIAKTVDKADKEVIISKKPVYSNDFVILYNSHMISTVLNDLFQDYKIVKLNW; this is encoded by the coding sequence ATGAATATTACCAGAAATATAAAGGATGCTTACATCGATTATAAATATTTTTTAAATAGGGGCTATTCTAGAAAGATAGCACTAGATGCCATCAGTGCCAGATATAATTTAAGTAGATTAGAAAGACTTTTGCTTTATAGATGTGTACATTCTGATTCAGAGATAACTAATGTTAAGTCTAAGATAATTGAAACTAATAAGGAACTAGTAATAGATGGTTATAACGTAGCATTAACGTTAATAGCTGGAATGAAAGGAGAGGAAATTTATGAGTGTGACGATGGTTTCTTTAGAGACTTAGGACTTGGTAAACATAAAAATAGTGAAATGTTATCTGATGTTCTGGTATTGGTGGTTGAATATTGTGAGAAATTAAAAATCAGATGTGAAGTTATTTTGGATAAACAAATAAGTAAAAGTGGAGAGATATCTTCAGAGTTGAGGAAAAGGGGGATAATCGCTAAAACTGTAGATAAAGCTGATAAAGAAGTAATTATATCAAAGAAACCAGTATATAGCAATGACTTCGTAATCCTTTACAATTCTCATATGATATCTACAGTTTTAAATGATCTTTTTCAAGATTACAAAATCGTAAAGTTAAATTGGTGA
- a CDS encoding transporter → MLGTKISLKYSVLIPILGFTLSSYSMVNFVFYSQYIDYSKVVDFILIGAPFIGRALTPITYGILVSRVGISRILYSSLGSMGLIDLFEYYTYDFDTLLVLRIIIGILFGLSTSASVELATESKSNIIVGMTMGGWALGWVLAATTAFILEQRMLLASVVLIVIALPLLLKSSNLQTFIGGNKMNLAFSAEALLIFLLGFEPAYILQVVPSLLGDGLSIQISLIAYLISFAFYILFSILKDKIKTLIISSLIVGILGFLSFFLLIPWIFIPFTALGLGTNAILPIIAKMTGIEPRRIGPSMNLASLSGFIIPVGVELGNVLYNSAVLTLITSIMLVTFVYLRTRASRY, encoded by the coding sequence ATGTTAGGTACAAAAATATCGTTGAAGTACAGCGTGCTAATACCTATTCTAGGGTTTACTCTATCCTCTTACTCTATGGTTAATTTTGTATTTTATTCACAGTACATCGACTATAGTAAAGTAGTAGACTTCATCCTAATAGGGGCACCTTTTATAGGAAGAGCTCTAACACCAATTACGTATGGAATACTTGTATCGAGAGTAGGAATAAGCAGAATCCTTTATAGCTCATTGGGCAGTATGGGACTGATTGACTTATTCGAATATTATACTTATGACTTTGATACACTTTTAGTTCTTAGAATAATAATCGGTATATTATTTGGATTATCAACTTCAGCATCAGTTGAGTTAGCTACAGAGAGTAAGAGCAATATCATAGTAGGAATGACAATGGGAGGATGGGCATTGGGCTGGGTTCTGGCAGCTACAACAGCGTTCATATTGGAACAGAGAATGTTGTTAGCAAGTGTAGTATTGATAGTAATAGCATTACCATTATTACTAAAATCCAGCAATCTTCAAACATTTATAGGAGGCAACAAAATGAATTTGGCATTCTCGGCTGAGGCTTTGTTAATATTTTTACTAGGTTTCGAACCAGCATATATATTACAAGTAGTTCCTTCATTACTAGGTGATGGGCTATCAATACAAATATCACTAATCGCTTATCTAATCTCATTTGCATTTTATATCTTATTTTCTATCTTAAAAGATAAAATAAAGACTCTAATAATATCGTCATTGATCGTGGGAATATTGGGATTTCTATCATTCTTCCTCTTAATACCATGGATTTTTATACCTTTTACAGCCTTAGGTCTAGGAACTAATGCGATATTACCTATAATAGCTAAAATGACGGGTATAGAACCTAGGAGAATAGGGCCTAGTATGAACTTAGCTTCGCTTAGTGGATTTATAATACCAGTAGGAGTAGAATTGGGTAATGTTCTTTATAACTCAGCTGTATTAACTCTGATTACCAGCATAATGCTTGTTACTTTTGTATATCTTAGAACTAGAGCCTCCCGTTACTAG